Proteins encoded in a region of the Podarcis muralis chromosome 6, rPodMur119.hap1.1, whole genome shotgun sequence genome:
- the AMER3 gene encoding APC membrane recruitment protein 3, with the protein MEFKRGKTFIKSSMQLTHEKLPLVSLSPGEKGNVGTDIRERSHPVVEIQKASFSADRSDSISNSSIKTGSSESILLLPESFYKPVRKSKTHDCVLGGVDKTEHCSYNNKISEEGVAAPGRSKGRMINSASFSGIGNTQNSSSKKESVGNSSHFLNSPQQMIDYRNFVPQVPFVPAVAKSIPRKRISLKRSKKGLRDIFHMKKTKPESLSLLSEKQKRLPFPGCKSELAGRFGKYFFKAGETFSADCLAQEFSDGELLSESSYEYSSALCEDVASLKSFDSLTGCGEIFADESSANMELEVSKEISLRQSQQKDSPAMGTFQGGVEQLASPAQNEAGDFAKLWDNINKSVQLHQKTLFDRRLLKIPSSELGKSRNETSASVTDLLSSPDSSKESSIDTGTPKSDNQESMSTSDEGYYDSFSPGQDDEIREDQSPGVPGRFPRDSYSGDALYELFYDPNEAQISPVLDDDLCMSESTSEKAIEIPLSIYSFHVGSEENMASQPAIDIISQGFLHSTWKGKECLLKLCDTELSLTMGIINWLRKNPGLISPQDFPKNPPPQMERDGEPVPTSLSTCPDMCKSASEENKNNAETSPADCKNGTEVYSADRTEQSQSDVPSCSSTQESSQDREGNWSAISGLTTDNSISCNTQRSESWDDLLMSSSLMEKISLIEECTDPSNETLSLEVLNLETICPTDDNPLVMDNHDAESCSSYMTAATSPDSLETGEENEMKDQTWSAECDKPTEPLNLSQPQSQISQTSKESDTNVKRLLEHCVTQVASLKINHDSASNHLEDDCVGNEVSSDTDAIVQFTNQIENECNCIAPSPKGSSSHPSSHCNIESNIGASVTSLADQKEGLICFEDQKNTSILNCMGPVAKNKLPFEYAQLNNQALSYIKDFRFELSAQNSTTMAHICRPTFLPLFGSICSDTTSGFSQPFCRRSGLLEKHSQDQEVPPSSTPLRGYSTFQCKVLPKVSTLPLLEDATKERAVMEKTRDDLLS; encoded by the coding sequence ATGGAGTTCAAAAGAGGAAAAACCTTTATAAAATCCAGCATGCAGCTGACCCATGAGAAATTACCTTTAGTGAGCTTGAGTCCTGGGGAAAAGGGCAATGTAGGAACAGACATAAGAGAAAGGAGCCACCCTGTAGTTGAAATCCAAAAAGCAAGTTTTTCTGCAGATAGAAGCGACAGCATTTCCAACAGCTCAATCAAGACTGGATCTAGTGAGAGCATCCTGTTGCTCCCAGAATCCTTCTACAAACCTGTACGGAAAAGTAAAACCCACGACTGTGTTCTGGGAGGTGTGGACAAAACTGAACACTGCAGCTACAATAACAAGATCTCGGAGGAAGGCGTTGCAGCTCCTGGGAGAAGCAAAGGGCGGATGATCAACAGTGCCAGTTTTTCTGGAATTGGGAACACACAGAATTCTAGCAGCAAGAAAGAATCGGTGGGCAACTCGAGCCACTTCTTGAACAGCCCACAGCAGATGATTGATTACCGAAACTTTGTGCCACAGGTGCCCTTTGTGCCAGCGGTTGCAAAAAGTATCCCAAGGAAGAGGATTTCCCTGAAGCGATCCAAAAAAGGCCTCCGGGATATATTTCACATGAAAAAAACCAAGCCAGAGAGTCTTTCCTTGCTGTCAGAGAAACAAAAAAGGCTGCCATTTCCAGGCTGCAAGTCAGAGTTGGCAGGCAGGTTCGGCAAGTATTTCTTCAAAGCCGGAGAAACGTTTTCTGCTGACTGTTTGGCACAAGAATTTTCTGATGGCGAGCTGCTCTCAGAGTCCTCCTATGAGTACTCCAGTGCTCTGTGCGAAGATGTTGCTTCCCTGAAGAGCTTTGATTCTCTCACTGGGTGCGGAGAGATCTTCGCAGACGAGAGCTCAGCTAATATGGAACTGGAGGTTAGCAAAGAAATCTCGCTCAGGCAATCGCAACAGAAAGATAGTCCTGCTATGGGAACCTTTCAAGGTGGAGTGGAACAGCTTGCATCCCCAGCCCAGAACGAAGCAGGAGACTTTGCAAAACTTTGGGACAACATTAACAAATCAGTGCAGCTGCATCAGAAGACCCTGTTTGATAGGAGGCTTCTGAAAATACCCAGTAGTGAACTGGGAAAGTCCAGAAATGAGACCAGTGCCTCCGTGACTGATCTGCTTTCTTCCCCTGACTCTTCCAAAGAGAGTTCCATAGATACAGGGACCCCAAAGAGTGATAACCAGGAATCTATGTCAACCAGTGATGAAGGATATTATGATTCATTTTCTCCTGGGCAAGATGATGAAATAAGGGAGGACCAGTCCCCTGGGGTACCAGGTAGGTTTCCAAGAGACAGTTATAGTGGCGATGCCCTTTATGAACTATTTTATGATCCCAATGAGGCTCAGATCAGCCCAGTTCTAGATGATGACCTATGTATGTCTGAAAGCACTTCAGAAAAGGCTATTGAAATCCCTTTATCAATTTACAGCTTTCATGTAGGGTCGGAAGAAAATATGGCTTCTCAACCAGCCATTGACATAATCAGCCAAGGATTCCTTCACAGCACGTGGAAAGGGAAGGAATGCTTGCTTAAGCTCTGTGATACGGAGCTCTCCCTGACCATGGGAATCATCAACTGGCTGAGAAAAAACCCAGGCTTGATTTCCCCCCAAGACTTTCCCAAGAACCCTCCCCCACAGATGGAGAGAGATGGTGAGCCAGTGCCCACCAGTCTCAGCACATGCCCAGACATGTGTAAATCAGCTTCtgaggaaaataaaaacaacgCAGAGACATCTCCAGCTGACTGCAAAAATGGAACTGAGGTATATTCAGCGGACAGAACTGAACAAAGCCAAAGTGATGTTCCTTCGTGCAGCTCAACTCAAGAAAGTTCTCAAGACAGGGAAGGAAATTGGAGTGCAATATCTGGGCTCACAACAGACAACAGCATATCGTGCAACACACAGAGATCAGAGAGTTGGGATGATCTCCTAATGAGCTCTTCTTTAATGGAGAAGATATCTCTCATAGAAGAATGCACAGATCCTAGCAATGAAACTCTTTCACTAGAAGTTTTGAATCTGGAGACAATTTGCCCAACTGATGATAACCCACTGGTAATGGATAACCATGATGCAGAATCATGTTCTTCTTATATGACTGCTGCAACCTCTCCAGATTCTCTAGAGACTGGAGAGGAAAATGAGATGAAGGATCAAACCTGGTCTGCTGAATGTGACAAGCCAACTGAGCCCCTGAATCTCAGTCAACCCCAAAGCCAGATCAGCCAGACATCCAAGGAGAGTGACACGAATGTAAAGAGGCTTTTGGAACACTGTGTCACTCAGGTTGCTTCCCTAAAGATCAATCATGACTCTGCAAGTAATCACTTGGAAGATGATTGCGTTGGAAATGAAGTGAGCAGTGATACAGACGCTATAGTTCAATTCACAAACCAAATAGAAAATGAATGTAACTGTATAGCCCCAAGCCCAAAAGGTTCTTCCAGCCACCCTTCAAGCCACTGTAACATTGAGTCAAATATTGGTGCTAGTGTTACGTCTCTTGCAGATCAAAAGGAAGGTCTCATTTGTTTTGAAGACCAGAAAAACACAAGTATCCTAAACTGCATGGGTCCAGTTGCAAAAAATAAACTACCCTTTGAATATGCCCAGCTGAATAATCAAGCCCTGTCCTATATCAAAGATTTCAGATTTGAACTCAGTGCTCAAAATTCTACCACCATGGCACACATTTGCAGGCCAACATTTTTGCCACTCTTTGGTTCCATCTGCTCAGACACAACTAGTGGCTTTTCACAGCCTTTCTGCAGGAGGAGCGGTTTGCTGGAGAAACATTCACAAGACCAAGAAGTTCCACCAAGCAGCACACCGTTACGTGGTTATTCAACGTTCCAGTGCAAAGTACTGCCAAAGGTGTCCACTCTTCCACTTTTAGAGGATGCTACCAAAGAGAGAGCAGTTATGGAGAAGACCCGTGATGACTTGCTGTCATAA
- the GPR148 gene encoding putative G-protein coupled receptor 148, whose amino-acid sequence MNFSLCVPARILNATFSRYREVASNASFTLDKTSFQNLQELIIYPPYSKTMMFLIPPILCLTAAVLINPFILFVILSRVNIRQETRYLLLGNALLCDLLYLILYAMSAVFNVMKLHLPKNPCVLLLFLLAMTYCGGLLTAAAMVLDTYVAILWPLHYISILPSSRAKKLILFLWILSGVFPGIVFLILKFTQKPSVCPVENCSVPIILVMTLHGDGAVKSCYVVSVSALFLCLSLILCCYMILYFKTKQSGIWKSMFSRASVTFLMHHILLFFHFSPLLAIVVDSLLYVNAVIGTQTGILVSLIICNVLIILPKALLPYLCGLRYREIASSLKFFFRRKRMTAVSPVSTT is encoded by the coding sequence ATGAACTTCTCACTATGTGTGCCAGCCAGGATTTTGAATGCAACCTTCTCCCGCTATAGAGAAGTGGCCTCAAACGCCTCCTTCACTTTGGATAAAACTTCATTCCAAAACCTGCAAGAATTGATCATCTATCCTCCATACTCCAAGACAATGATGTTCCTGATCCCGCCGATATTGTGCCTTACAGCAGCCGTCCTGATCAACCCTTTCATTCTGTTTGTGATTCTTTCCCGTGTCAACATCCGTCAGGAGACAAGATACCTGCTGTTGGGAAATGCTTTGCTCTGTGATTTGTTATATCTGATACTCTATGCTATGTCTGCAGTTTTCAATGTAATGAAACTCCACCTTCCCAAGAACCCTTGTGTGCTCCTGTTGTTTCTGCTGGCCATGACTTACTGCGGAGGGTTGCTAACGGCTGCCGCCATGGTGCTGGATACATACGTGGCCATTTTGTGGCCTTTGCATTACATCTCCATTTTGCCATCTTCACGAGCAAAGAAGCTGATACTGTTCCTATGGATCTTGTCTGGGGTTTTCCCTGGGATTGTCTTCTTAATACTCAAGTTTACCCAGAAACCCAGTGTATGCCCAGTGGAAAACTGCTCTGTCCCCATAATACTGGTAATGACTCTACATGGAGATGGGGCCGTGAAATCCTGCTATGTAGTCTCCGTTTCTGCCCTTTTTCTCTGTCTGTCCCTCATACTCTGCTGTTATATGATCCTGTATTTCAAAACAAAGCAGTCAGGCATATGGAAAAGCATGTTCTCTAGAGCCAGTGTGACGTTCCTGATGCATCACATTCTCTTGTTCTTTCATTTCTCTCCCCTCTTGGCTATTGTGGTGGACTCCTTGCTTTATGTCAATGCCGTCATTGGGACACAGACAGGGATATTGGTCTCTCTGATAATATGCAATGTGCTGATAATCTTGCCCAAAGCTCTGTTGCCTTATCTGTGTGGGCTTCGATACAGGGAGATAGCCTCATCCCTCAAGTTCTTCTTCAGACGGAAGCGCATGACTGCCGTGTCTCCAGTCTCAACCACTTGA